The DNA window GGCTTGCTCGATCAGCGTGTCGCGGTAGATCTCCCAGGTCAGCTCCTCCGCCTTGCCCCCGACCTTTTCCAAGGCCTGGTAGATCGGGACGGTGCCGATGGGCACCGGGCTGTTGCGCAGGATCCATTCGCGGGTCTCGTGGATGTTCTTGCCGGTAGAGAGGTCCATCGCCGTGTCGGCGCCCCAGCGGATGGCCCAGAGCAGCTTCTCGACCTCTTCCTGAATGGAAGAGGTGACGGCCGAGTTGCCCAGGTTGGCGTTGATCTTCACCAGGAAATTGCGGCCGATGATCATGGGCTCGAGCTCGGGGTGGTTGATGTTGGCGGGAATGATGGCGCGGCCGCGGGCGACCTCGTCGCGGACGAACTCGGGCGTGAGGATTTTTGGGATCGCCGCGCCGAAGGATTGGCCGGGGTGCTGCTCGCCCTCGCGCAGGGCCTCGAGCCTTTGGTTTTCGCGGATGGCGATGAATTCCATCTCGGGGGTGACGATGCCCCGCCGCGCGTAGTGCATCTGGCTGACGTTGCGGCCGGGCAGGGCGCGGCGCGGCCGGCGGACGGTGTGCTCGAAGCGCAGGGCCTGCAATTGGGCGTCGGCGGCGCGGCGGCGGCCGTAGCGCGAGCTGAGGTCCGATAAAGTTTGGGTGTCACATCGCTCCTCGATCCAGGCGGCGCGCAGCGGCGGCAGGCCCTTCATCAGGTCGATCCGGACGGCGGGGTCGGTGTAGGGGCCGGAGGTGTCGTAGACGCAGAGCGGTTCGTGGGGCGGCTTCAGAGAAATCTCGCGCATGGGGACGCGGAGGTCGGGACGGCTGCCGGTGACATAGATCTTGCGCGAGTTGGGGAAGGGCCGCGTCGCCTCGGCGTCGAGTTCTTGGAGCTTTTCGAGCATTTTTTGGGGGAGGGTGGACATTTTCTATGGTCTCTCCGCTAAGGTGATGGTCGCTGAATCCGTAGGGGCCGCTGACAAATTAATTTTCAAATGGCTTCGCGCAGATTTCGTAGAGGCGGGCCCCCGCGCCTGCCCCTACCGAATGACATTTTCCAGCGGGCTCGAGGCGCTGGCGTACAACTTCTTCGGGATCCTGCCCGCCTCATAAGAAAGCCTCCCCGCCTCGACCGCCGCCCGCATCGCCCGCGCCATCTTCACCGGGTCCTGAGCCCCGGCGACGGCGGTATTCATGAGGAGGGCCGCGCAGCCCAGCTCCATCGCGACGGCGGCGTCGCTGGCGCAGCCGACCCCGGCGTCGACGATCACCGGCACCTGGGCCTGTTCTAAAATGATCCGCAGGTTGTAAGGATTGCGGATGCCGAGTCCCGATCCGATCGGTGCGGCCAGAGGCATCACGGCGGGACAGCCGATCTCCTCGAGCCGCTTACAGGCGACGGGATCGTCCATGATGTAGGGCAGGACGATGAAGCCTTCCTTCACCAGGACCTCCGCGGCTTGCAAGGTGGCCGCGACGTCGGGGAAGAGGGTCTTCTCGTCACCGATGACCTCGAGCTTGATCCAGTTCGTCTCGAGGGCCTGCCTCGCGAGGCGCGCGGTCTTGATCGCGTCGTTCGCGGTGAAGCAGGCGGCGGTGTTGGGCAGCAGGGCGATCTTCTTGCGGTCGATGAAGTCGAGCAGCGATTCGCCCTTGGGCGCGTTGAGGTCGATGCGCCGGATGGCGACGGTGACCATTTCGGTGCCGGAGGCCTCGTGGGCGGTGCGCATAACCTCGTGCGAGGGGTATTTGCCGGTGCCGAGGATCAGGCGGGAGTTAAAGGTTTTGTCGGCGATTTGAAGTGACATGGTCCTTACCTATGAAAATATAGTTGCTATGCGTTGCCCTGTAGGGGCCGTTCCTCCCTTCGGAGGACAAGCGCGAACGGCCCCTACGGATGCCGCAAAATACAAAATAAAAATTTATCCCCCGCCCACCGCATGAAAAACCTCCACCTCATCCCCCTCGCTCATGCGTTTTTTCTCTCGCTCCGAATGCGGCACCACCTCGAGGTTTATCGCCACGGCGGCCACGAACACCACGACATAGGAGGCGAAGACGCGGATCTGCGGGTCGCGCAGCGCAACCGCTTTCCTACGCCGGCATTGACCGGATCAGGTTCGAAGGGTCTTCCGATTGCGCTCGGAACTCTCAGCCGTCAGGCTCCCCTAGGGTTATTTCGAAAGCGAAAAATTTATAGAAGCGAAACGCGCGAAAGTCAACGGGACTCAGGGACGCCAGGATTCGCCCGGCTGCAACAAATGCACTCTCGACGACAAGCCCTTCTTCCCCACCTCCGCCTCCAGCCGCTTCCAAGCCTCTTCCGGATTTTCCCGCCAAAAGTCGAAGACGCCCCAATTGATCGGCACCATCCGCTTGGCCTGCAGGTCCTCGAAGGCCTGCAGGGCCTCCTCTGGCGTCATCTTCTGCCGCTTCAGCCACCAGCGCGGGTGATAGCCGCCGATCGGCAACAGGGCGACGTCGATCGGGAAGGCCTCGCCGGCCTTTTTGAAGTGCGGCCCGTAGCCGCTGTCGCCGCAGAAATAGACGCAGCCCTCGGGGGCCTTCAGCAGATAGGCCGTCGCCGCGCGATAGCGGATCGGCACCCAGCGGCAGCCGCGGTGCTGGACGGGCAGGGCGTGGATCTCGACGCCCTGGTGCAGGTGCTTGCCGCCGGCGGGGATCTCCACCACCGGGTTGGGCAAAAACTTCCGGACGACGCCCCCCAAGCCCTTGGGCACGATGATCGGAATCGTCGTTTTAAAGTACTTGTAGCTGAAGATATCCAGGTGGTCGTAATGGGCGTGGCTGACCAGTATTGCCGAAAGGGGCGGCAGGGCCTCGGGCGTCAGGCCCGCAGGCTTGCGGCGCTTGAAAAACATGAAGACTTTCTGGGAGAAAACCGGGTCGGTCAGGAAATTCTGCCCTTGGATTTGCAGCAGATTGGTGCCATGTCCGAGGTGGGTGATCTGAAGTGTTGACATAGGGTTCCGGGCGGCTAATAGCCTTGGGTCCGGACAGCTTAAGCATGAAAGAAAGCTCCATTTCAAACCAATTTCGCCCGACGGTGGCCCGGATCGACCTCGCGGCGCTGCGGGAGAATTTTCTTTTGGCCAAACGCCTGGCCGGAGAGGGCGCCCCGATGGTCGGCGTGGTGAAGGCCAACGCCTACGGCCACGGCGCCGTCCCGGTCGCCCGGGTCCTCGAAGGCGCCGGCGCGGCGGCGCTGGGCGTCGCCTGCCCCGAGGAGGGCGTGGAGCTTCGCGAGGCCGGGCTGAAGGCGCCCATCCTGCTCTTCGGCGGGCCCTTCAACGCCGATGCGGCGACGCTGGCCCGCTATGCCTTGACCCCGGTTCTTTATAACGAGGCGCAGATGCAGGCGCTCCAGTCTTCCGCCGCCGAGCCCTTAGGCGTCTATTTCAAGGTCGACACCGGGATGACCCGGCTGGGTTTCCTGCCCCAGGAATTACCCCGGGCCCTCAAGGCCCTGCAGGCGGCGCCTCAACTGAAGCTGCTCGGCGTGATGAGCCACCTGGCCCAGGCCGATCTCAGCTTCGAGGGGCCCACCGCCGATCAGTGTCGTCGTTTCGAGGAGGCCCGGGCCCTGCTCAAGCGCGAGGCGCCCGAGGCGAAGGTTTTTCATATAGCCAACAGCGCGGCGATCCTGGGCGGCAAGGTCGCCGCCGGCGATTGGGCCCGGCCCGGCATCATGCTCTACGGATCCAACCCCAACCCGCGCTTCGCGGCCGGCGCGGCGCTGAAGCCCGTCATGAGCTTTACGACCGCCGTGGTCAGCCTCAAGACGGTGCCGAAGGGCACCGCGGTCAGTTACGGCGGCACCTGGGTCGCGCCCCGCGAGAGCCGCATCGCCGTCCTGCCGGTGGGCTATGCCGACGGCTACATCCGTCATCTCAGCAATTGCGGCGAGGTCCTGATCCGCGGGCGGCGCGCGCCGGTGGCGGGGCGGGTCTGCATGGATCTCACCATGGTCGACGTCACCGACATCCCGGGAGTCGACCTCGGCGACCCGGTCTTGCTCTGGGGCCCGGGGCTGCCGGCGGAGGAGTTGGCCGCCAAGGCGGGGACGATCTCTTACGAGTTATTCTGCGCGGTGAGCCGTCGGGTGCCGCGCGCCTACGCGGGGGAGGGCTCGTGATCGAGTTTTTCCAGGACTTCTTCACCCGCAACGCCCGGCTAAACGAGGCCCTGATCCGCGTCGGCCGGCCCTTCACCGGCGTCATTCAGGGCCTGGGCCGTTTCGTCTATTTTTGCCTCGAGACGATCCAATGGTCCTTTCGCGGCACCCTCCACGTCCGGGTCCTGTTCCGCGAGATGATGAAGATCGGCGTCAACTCCACGGTGATCATCGCCCTGGTCGGCCTCTTCGCGGGCATGGTCTTCGCCCTGCAGACCGGCTCGGCCTTCCGCCTCTTCAACGCCGAGTCCTTGGTCGGCTCGACCGTCGGCATCGCCCTCTCCCGCGAGTTGGCCCCCGTCTTCACCGCCCTGATGATTGTCGCCCGCGCCGGCAGCGCCATGGCCGCCGAGATCGGCACGATGAGCGTCACCGAGCAGATCGACGCCCTGAAGAGCATGGCCGTGCCGCCGATCAACTACCTGGTGGTGCCTCGGGTCATCGCGAGCACCGTGATGGTGCCGCTATTGGTCGGCGTCTTCAACGGGATGGGCCTGCTGGGCTCCTACGTGGTCTCGATCTACCTTCTGCAGATCCCCGAAGGGCCCTACCTGATGCGCTACCATACGATCGTCGAGCCGGAGGACTTCTACCAAGGCTTGATCAAGGGGGTCGTCTTCGGCTTCATCCTCAGCCTGATCGCCTGTTACAAGGGCTACCACACCACCAACGGGGCCGAGGGAGTGGGACGCAGCACGACGCAGGCGGTGGTGGCCGGTTCGGTGACGGTCTTGATCCTGAACTATTTCCTGGCCACCTGGCTGCTGCAGATTTTTCCGAATTGAGGGACGAAAGAGATGAACGCCCGAGCCGAAGCCGCCATCGCATTGCAAGACCTTCACAAGGCCTTCGGCCGGCAGAGGGTGATGGACGGCCTCAGCCTCGAGGTCCCGCGGGGCAAGATCACGGTCATTATCGGCCGCTCCGGCGAGGGCAAGAGCTGCCTGCTCAAGACCATGATCGGCCTGATGGCGCCCGACAGCGGCAAGGTGCTGGTCGAGGGTATGGATATGTTCGAGCTCTCCGGTCGGGACCAGAACGAGCTGCGCAAGCGATTCGGGATGCTGTTTCAAAACGCGGCCCTCTTCGACTCGATGAACGTCTTCGACAACGTGGCCTTTCCCTTGAGGGAACACACCGACATGGGGGAAGAGGAAATCCACGACAAAGTTTTGGACAAATTGGCCAAGGTGGGCCTCAAGGACGTCGAGCTCAAGATGCCTTCCGAGCTGAGCGGCGGCATGCGCAAGCGGGTGGGCCTGGCCCGGGCCCTGATGCTGGACCCCGAGATCATCCTTTACGACGAGCCCACCACCGGATTAGACCCTATCCTGACGGATTCGATTGACAATTTGATCCTGGAAACCCAGAAGAATTTCGGGCTCACCTCCGTCGTCGTGAGCCACGACATCCCGTCGACGCTCAAGATGGCGGACAAGATCGCGATGCTTCACCAGGGCAAGATCCTCGAAGAGGGGCCGCCGCAGGCCTTCCGCGAGTCGAAGGACCCCTGGATCCAAAGCTTCTTGCAGGGTAAGGCGGACAAGGACTTCATCGGATGAAGAAAAAGTTTTCTACCGAGGCCAAAGTCGGCGTCTTCGTCATCGTGGCGATAGCCTTGCTCGCCTACCTGACGCTCGACGTGAGCCAGCTCGGCTGGACCCCGGGCGGCACCTACAAGATTTACACCTTGATGGAGAACGCCGAGGGCGTCTCTAGGAAGACCCCCGTGCAGGTGGCTGGCATTCCCGTCGGTACGGTCAGCGACATCACGCTCACGCCCGACCGCAAGGCGAAGGTCGAGATCGAGCTGCGCAAGGACGTCAAGCTGGGCGACGACGTGACCGCCGAGATCCGCACCCGCGGCGTCCTGGGCGACACCTATATCGAGATTTTTCCCGGAAGCCCCGATGCGCCGCAGATCGAGGCGGGCGGGGTCGTGGGACGGGTCAAGCAGCCGGCCGATTACCAGCAGCTGGTGCGCGACCTCTCGGTCTTGACCTCGGACATGAAGGAAATCACGGCGGCGATGAAGACCTACACGGTCTCCGAGCATTCCTACACCGCCGAGATCCTCAAAAACATGCAGGTACTGACCGCCAACCTGGCCCGCTTCAGCACCAACAACGCCGCCAACATGGAGGCGGTGGTCGCCAACATGCGCGCCTTGACCGACCAGCTGCGTTCCTTCTCGGCGACCTCGACCCCCGACATCGAGATCGCCCTCAAGCGCATCGCCGAGATCACCGACAAGGTCAATTCCGGCCAAGGCTCCTTCGGCAAGCTCGTCAACGACCCGCAGACCATCGAGAAGACCAACGAGATCCTCGACACGGTCAACGACCTGACCAGCGGGATCAAGCGCATCGAGACCGAGATCAACTATCACATGGAATACCTGGGCTCGACCAAGGACGTGAAGAACTACGTCGGCCTGCGCTTCCAG is part of the Deltaproteobacteria bacterium PRO3 genome and encodes:
- a CDS encoding thiazole synthase; translation: MSLQIADKTFNSRLILGTGKYPSHEVMRTAHEASGTEMVTVAIRRIDLNAPKGESLLDFIDRKKIALLPNTAACFTANDAIKTARLARQALETNWIKLEVIGDEKTLFPDVAATLQAAEVLVKEGFIVLPYIMDDPVACKRLEEIGCPAVMPLAAPIGSGLGIRNPYNLRIILEQAQVPVIVDAGVGCASDAAVAMELGCAALLMNTAVAGAQDPVKMARAMRAAVEAGRLSYEAGRIPKKLYASASSPLENVIR
- the thiS gene encoding sulfur carrier protein ThiS — its product is MRDPQIRVFASYVVVFVAAVAINLEVVPHSEREKKRMSEGDEVEVFHAVGGG
- a CDS encoding MBL fold metallo-hydrolase, which gives rise to MSTLQITHLGHGTNLLQIQGQNFLTDPVFSQKVFMFFKRRKPAGLTPEALPPLSAILVSHAHYDHLDIFSYKYFKTTIPIIVPKGLGGVVRKFLPNPVVEIPAGGKHLHQGVEIHALPVQHRGCRWVPIRYRAATAYLLKAPEGCVYFCGDSGYGPHFKKAGEAFPIDVALLPIGGYHPRWWLKRQKMTPEEALQAFEDLQAKRMVPINWGVFDFWRENPEEAWKRLEAEVGKKGLSSRVHLLQPGESWRP
- the alr gene encoding alanine racemase, with translation MKESSISNQFRPTVARIDLAALRENFLLAKRLAGEGAPMVGVVKANAYGHGAVPVARVLEGAGAAALGVACPEEGVELREAGLKAPILLFGGPFNADAATLARYALTPVLYNEAQMQALQSSAAEPLGVYFKVDTGMTRLGFLPQELPRALKALQAAPQLKLLGVMSHLAQADLSFEGPTADQCRRFEEARALLKREAPEAKVFHIANSAAILGGKVAAGDWARPGIMLYGSNPNPRFAAGAALKPVMSFTTAVVSLKTVPKGTAVSYGGTWVAPRESRIAVLPVGYADGYIRHLSNCGEVLIRGRRAPVAGRVCMDLTMVDVTDIPGVDLGDPVLLWGPGLPAEELAAKAGTISYELFCAVSRRVPRAYAGEGS
- a CDS encoding ABC transporter permease, with the protein product MIRVGRPFTGVIQGLGRFVYFCLETIQWSFRGTLHVRVLFREMMKIGVNSTVIIALVGLFAGMVFALQTGSAFRLFNAESLVGSTVGIALSRELAPVFTALMIVARAGSAMAAEIGTMSVTEQIDALKSMAVPPINYLVVPRVIASTVMVPLLVGVFNGMGLLGSYVVSIYLLQIPEGPYLMRYHTIVEPEDFYQGLIKGVVFGFILSLIACYKGYHTTNGAEGVGRSTTQAVVAGSVTVLILNYFLATWLLQIFPN
- a CDS encoding ABC transporter ATP-binding protein, which translates into the protein MNARAEAAIALQDLHKAFGRQRVMDGLSLEVPRGKITVIIGRSGEGKSCLLKTMIGLMAPDSGKVLVEGMDMFELSGRDQNELRKRFGMLFQNAALFDSMNVFDNVAFPLREHTDMGEEEIHDKVLDKLAKVGLKDVELKMPSELSGGMRKRVGLARALMLDPEIILYDEPTTGLDPILTDSIDNLILETQKNFGLTSVVVSHDIPSTLKMADKIAMLHQGKILEEGPPQAFRESKDPWIQSFLQGKADKDFIG
- a CDS encoding MCE family protein, giving the protein MKKKFSTEAKVGVFVIVAIALLAYLTLDVSQLGWTPGGTYKIYTLMENAEGVSRKTPVQVAGIPVGTVSDITLTPDRKAKVEIELRKDVKLGDDVTAEIRTRGVLGDTYIEIFPGSPDAPQIEAGGVVGRVKQPADYQQLVRDLSVLTSDMKEITAAMKTYTVSEHSYTAEILKNMQVLTANLARFSTNNAANMEAVVANMRALTDQLRSFSATSTPDIEIALKRIAEITDKVNSGQGSFGKLVNDPQTIEKTNEILDTVNDLTSGIKRIETEINYHMEYLGSTKDVKNYVGLRFQPRPDKFFLFEVVHDPNPSPSDKTQITTVTTAGGATSTITTETQDFNKVRFSAQLGKKLYDFTLRGGLIESTGGFGVDYTKGPVNLQLSAFDFSADRPHLKFLSQLNLTRSLFLVAGLDDFISREHGLDWFFGAGVRFTDEDIKSLLGTASLAK